In Balaenoptera acutorostrata chromosome 19, mBalAcu1.1, whole genome shotgun sequence, the following proteins share a genomic window:
- the TRIM28 gene encoding transcription intermediary factor 1-beta isoform X2, translating to MAASAAAASAAAAAASGSPGPGEGSAGAEKRAAASSATASASASAAASASASSPAGGGGEALELLEHCGVCRERLRPEREPRLLPCLHSACSACLGPAAPAAANSSGDGGAAGDSAVVDCPVCKQQCFSKDIVENYFMRDSGSKAATDSQDANQCCTSCEDNAPATSYCVECSEPLCETCVEAHQRVKYTKDHTVRSTGPAKSRDGERTVYCNVHKHEPLVLFCESCDTLTCRDCQLNAHKDHQYQFLEDAVRNQRKLLASLVKRLGDKHATLQKNTKEVRSSIRQVSDVQKRVQVDVKMAILQIMKELNKRGRVLVNDAQKVTEGQQERLERQHWTMTKIQKHQEHILRFASWALESDNNTALLLSKKLIYFQLHRALKMIVDPVEPHGEMKFQWDLNAWTKSAEAFGKIVAERPGTNSTGPAPMAPPRAPGPLSKQGSGSSQPMEVQEGYGFGSDDPYSSAEPHVSGVKRSRSSDGEVSGLMRKVPRVSLERLDLDLTADSQPPVFKVFPGSTTEDYNLIVIERGAAAVAAGQPGTAPPGAPGAPPLPGMAIVKEEETEAAIGAPPAATEGPETKPVLMALAEGPGAEGPRLASPSGSTSSGLEVVAPEGASAPAGGPGALDDSATICRVCQKPGDLVMCNQCEFCFHLDCHLPALQDVPGEEWSCSLCHVLPDLKEEDGSLNLDGGDSTGVVAKLSPANQQKCERVLLALFCHEPCRPLHQLATDSTFSLDQPGGTLDLTLIRARLQEKLSPPYSSPQEFAQDVGRMFKQFNKLTEDKADVQSIIGLQRFFETRMNEAFGDTKFSAVLVEPPPLSLPGAALSTQDLSSGPGDGP from the exons ATGGCGGCCTCGGCGGCGGCGGCctcagcggcggcggcggccgcctCCGGCAGCCCGGGCCCGGGCGAGGGCTCGGCGGGCGCCGAGAAGCGCGCCGCCGCCTCCTCGGCCACGGCCTCGGCTTCGGCCTCGGCGGCGGCGTCCGCATCGGCGTCGTCGCCCGCGGGGGGCGGCGGCGAGGCGCTGGAACTGCTGGAGCACTGCGGCGTGTGCCGGGAGCGCCTGCGGCCCGAGAGGGAACCGCGCCTGCTACCCTGCCTGCACTCGGCCTGCAGCGCCTGCCTCGGGCCCGCGGCGCCTGCCGCCGCCAACAGCTCGGGGGACGGAGGTGCGGCGGGCGACAGCGCTG TGGTGGACTGTCCCGTATGTAAGCAGCAGTGTTTCTCCAAAGATATTGTGGAGAATTACTTCATGCGCGACAGTGGCAGCAAGGCTGCCACCGATTCCCAGGATGCGAATCAG TGCTGCACTAGCTGTGAGGATAACGCCCCAGCCACCAGCTACTGTGTGGAGTGCTCTGAGCCGCTGTGTGAGACGTGCGTAGAGGCGCACCAGCGGGTGAAGTACACCAAGGACCACACTGTGCGTTCCACTG GACCAGCCAAGTCGAGGGACGGTGAGCGCACGGTGTATTGCAACGTGCACAAGCACGAGCCCCTTGTGCTGTTTTGCGAGAGTTGCGACACCCTCACCTGCCGGGACTGCCAGCTCAACGCCCACAAGGACCACCA GTACCAGTTCCTGGAGGACGCTGTGAGGAACCAGCGCAAGCTCCTGGCCTCACTGGTGAAGCGCCTCGGGGACAAGCACGCGACATTGCAGAAGAACACCAAGGAGGTTCGCAGCTC GATCCGCCAAGTGTCTGACGTACAGAAGCGCGTGCAGGTGGACGTTAAGATGGCCATCCTGCAGATCATGAAGGAACTGAACAAGCGGGGCCGTGTGCTGGTTAACGACGCCCAG AAGGTGACTGAGGGGCAGCAGGAGCGCCTGGAGCGCCAGCACTGGACCATGACCAAGATCCAGAAGCACCAGGAGCACATCCTGCGCTTTGCCTCATGGGCTCTGGAAAGCGACAACAACACTGCGCTGCTACTCTCCAAGAAGCTG ATCTACTTCCAGCTGCACCGGGCCCTCAAGATGATCGTGGACCCCGTGGAGCCCCACGGTGAGATGAAGTTCCAGTGGGACCTCAATGCCTGGACCAAGAGCGCGGAGGCCTTTG GCAAGATCGTGGCAGAACGTCCTGGCACCAACTCCACAGGCCCTGCACCCATGGCCCCTCCTCGGGCTCCAGGGcctttgagcaagcagggctctggcAGTAGCCAG CCCATGGAGGTGCAGGAAGGCTATGGCTTCGGGTCAG ATGACCCTTACTCGAGTGCAGAGCCCCACGTGTCAGGGGTGAAGCG GTCCCGCTCAAGTGATGGTGAGGTGAGTGGCCTCATGCGTAAGGTGCCACGGGTGAGCCTCGAACGCCTGGACTTGGATCTCACGGCTGACAGCCAGCCCCCAGTCTTCAAGGTCTTCCCAGGCAGCACCACTGAGGATTACAACCTCATCGTCATTGAGCGAGGTGCTGCAGCTGTTGCTGCTGGACAGCCTGGGACTGCGCCCCCCGGGGCCCCTGGCGCCCCGCCCCTGCCTGGCATGGCCATCGTCAAG gaggaagaaacagaggctgCCATTGGAGCCCCGCCTGCTGCCACTGAGGGCCCCGAGACCAAACCTGTGTTGATGGCCCTGGCGGAGGGCCCCGGCGCCGAGGGCCCCCGCCTGGCTTCACCCAGTGGCAGCACCAGCTCAGGCCTGGAGGTGGTGGCTCCAGAGGGCGCCTCAGCCCCAGCTGGTGGCCCAGGTGCCCTGGATGACAGTGCCACCATCTGCCGTGTCTGCCAGAAGCCAGGTGACCTGGTCATGTGCAACCAGTGCGAATTCTGCTTCCACCTGGACTGCCACCTGCCTGCCCTGCAGGATGTGCCAGG GGAGGAGTGGAGCTGCTCTCTCTGCCACGTGCTACCCGACCTGAAGGAGGAGGATGGCAGCCTAAACCTGGACGGGGGTGACAGCACTGGTGTGGTGGCCAAGCTCTCACCAGCCAACCAGCAG AAGTGTGAGCGTGTCCTGCTGGCCCTCTTCTGCCATGAGCCTTGCCGGCCCCTGCACCAGCTGGCTACTGACTCCACCTTCTCCCTG GATCAGCCCGGCGGCACCCTGGACTTGACGCTGATTCGAGCCCGTCTGCAGGAGAAGTTGTCACCCCCCTACAGCTCCCCCCAGGAGTTTGCCCAGGATGTGGGCCGCATGTTCAAGCAGTTCAACAAGCTGACAGAG GACAAGGCCGACGTGCAGTCCATCATTGGCCTGCAGCGCTTCTTTGAGACTCGCATGAATGAAGCCTTTGGTGACACCAAGTTCTCTGCTGTTCTGGTGGAGCCCCCGCCGCTGAGCCTGCCTGGTGCTGCCCTGAGTACCCAGGACCTGTCCAGTGGCCCTGGTGATGGCCCCTGA
- the TRIM28 gene encoding transcription intermediary factor 1-beta isoform X1: protein MAASAAAASAAAAAASGSPGPGEGSAGAEKRAAASSATASASASAAASASASSPAGGGGEALELLEHCGVCRERLRPEREPRLLPCLHSACSACLGPAAPAAANSSGDGGAAGDSAVVDCPVCKQQCFSKDIVENYFMRDSGSKAATDSQDANQCCTSCEDNAPATSYCVECSEPLCETCVEAHQRVKYTKDHTVRSTDSPGLQDRQEVRPRSLSAPRVGDGEDELPLHRSHSPGPAKSRDGERTVYCNVHKHEPLVLFCESCDTLTCRDCQLNAHKDHQYQFLEDAVRNQRKLLASLVKRLGDKHATLQKNTKEVRSSIRQVSDVQKRVQVDVKMAILQIMKELNKRGRVLVNDAQKVTEGQQERLERQHWTMTKIQKHQEHILRFASWALESDNNTALLLSKKLIYFQLHRALKMIVDPVEPHGEMKFQWDLNAWTKSAEAFGKIVAERPGTNSTGPAPMAPPRAPGPLSKQGSGSSQPMEVQEGYGFGSDDPYSSAEPHVSGVKRSRSSDGEVSGLMRKVPRVSLERLDLDLTADSQPPVFKVFPGSTTEDYNLIVIERGAAAVAAGQPGTAPPGAPGAPPLPGMAIVKEEETEAAIGAPPAATEGPETKPVLMALAEGPGAEGPRLASPSGSTSSGLEVVAPEGASAPAGGPGALDDSATICRVCQKPGDLVMCNQCEFCFHLDCHLPALQDVPGEEWSCSLCHVLPDLKEEDGSLNLDGGDSTGVVAKLSPANQQKCERVLLALFCHEPCRPLHQLATDSTFSLDQPGGTLDLTLIRARLQEKLSPPYSSPQEFAQDVGRMFKQFNKLTEDKADVQSIIGLQRFFETRMNEAFGDTKFSAVLVEPPPLSLPGAALSTQDLSSGPGDGP from the exons ATGGCGGCCTCGGCGGCGGCGGCctcagcggcggcggcggccgcctCCGGCAGCCCGGGCCCGGGCGAGGGCTCGGCGGGCGCCGAGAAGCGCGCCGCCGCCTCCTCGGCCACGGCCTCGGCTTCGGCCTCGGCGGCGGCGTCCGCATCGGCGTCGTCGCCCGCGGGGGGCGGCGGCGAGGCGCTGGAACTGCTGGAGCACTGCGGCGTGTGCCGGGAGCGCCTGCGGCCCGAGAGGGAACCGCGCCTGCTACCCTGCCTGCACTCGGCCTGCAGCGCCTGCCTCGGGCCCGCGGCGCCTGCCGCCGCCAACAGCTCGGGGGACGGAGGTGCGGCGGGCGACAGCGCTG TGGTGGACTGTCCCGTATGTAAGCAGCAGTGTTTCTCCAAAGATATTGTGGAGAATTACTTCATGCGCGACAGTGGCAGCAAGGCTGCCACCGATTCCCAGGATGCGAATCAG TGCTGCACTAGCTGTGAGGATAACGCCCCAGCCACCAGCTACTGTGTGGAGTGCTCTGAGCCGCTGTGTGAGACGTGCGTAGAGGCGCACCAGCGGGTGAAGTACACCAAGGACCACACTGTGCGTTCCACTG ATAGCCCAGGGTTGCAGGACAGGCAGGAAGTGAGGCCCCGATCTCTGTCTGCTCCTCGAGTTGGAGACGGTGAGGATGAGCTCCCGCTTCATAGATCCCATTCCCCAGGACCAGCCAAGTCGAGGGACGGTGAGCGCACGGTGTATTGCAACGTGCACAAGCACGAGCCCCTTGTGCTGTTTTGCGAGAGTTGCGACACCCTCACCTGCCGGGACTGCCAGCTCAACGCCCACAAGGACCACCA GTACCAGTTCCTGGAGGACGCTGTGAGGAACCAGCGCAAGCTCCTGGCCTCACTGGTGAAGCGCCTCGGGGACAAGCACGCGACATTGCAGAAGAACACCAAGGAGGTTCGCAGCTC GATCCGCCAAGTGTCTGACGTACAGAAGCGCGTGCAGGTGGACGTTAAGATGGCCATCCTGCAGATCATGAAGGAACTGAACAAGCGGGGCCGTGTGCTGGTTAACGACGCCCAG AAGGTGACTGAGGGGCAGCAGGAGCGCCTGGAGCGCCAGCACTGGACCATGACCAAGATCCAGAAGCACCAGGAGCACATCCTGCGCTTTGCCTCATGGGCTCTGGAAAGCGACAACAACACTGCGCTGCTACTCTCCAAGAAGCTG ATCTACTTCCAGCTGCACCGGGCCCTCAAGATGATCGTGGACCCCGTGGAGCCCCACGGTGAGATGAAGTTCCAGTGGGACCTCAATGCCTGGACCAAGAGCGCGGAGGCCTTTG GCAAGATCGTGGCAGAACGTCCTGGCACCAACTCCACAGGCCCTGCACCCATGGCCCCTCCTCGGGCTCCAGGGcctttgagcaagcagggctctggcAGTAGCCAG CCCATGGAGGTGCAGGAAGGCTATGGCTTCGGGTCAG ATGACCCTTACTCGAGTGCAGAGCCCCACGTGTCAGGGGTGAAGCG GTCCCGCTCAAGTGATGGTGAGGTGAGTGGCCTCATGCGTAAGGTGCCACGGGTGAGCCTCGAACGCCTGGACTTGGATCTCACGGCTGACAGCCAGCCCCCAGTCTTCAAGGTCTTCCCAGGCAGCACCACTGAGGATTACAACCTCATCGTCATTGAGCGAGGTGCTGCAGCTGTTGCTGCTGGACAGCCTGGGACTGCGCCCCCCGGGGCCCCTGGCGCCCCGCCCCTGCCTGGCATGGCCATCGTCAAG gaggaagaaacagaggctgCCATTGGAGCCCCGCCTGCTGCCACTGAGGGCCCCGAGACCAAACCTGTGTTGATGGCCCTGGCGGAGGGCCCCGGCGCCGAGGGCCCCCGCCTGGCTTCACCCAGTGGCAGCACCAGCTCAGGCCTGGAGGTGGTGGCTCCAGAGGGCGCCTCAGCCCCAGCTGGTGGCCCAGGTGCCCTGGATGACAGTGCCACCATCTGCCGTGTCTGCCAGAAGCCAGGTGACCTGGTCATGTGCAACCAGTGCGAATTCTGCTTCCACCTGGACTGCCACCTGCCTGCCCTGCAGGATGTGCCAGG GGAGGAGTGGAGCTGCTCTCTCTGCCACGTGCTACCCGACCTGAAGGAGGAGGATGGCAGCCTAAACCTGGACGGGGGTGACAGCACTGGTGTGGTGGCCAAGCTCTCACCAGCCAACCAGCAG AAGTGTGAGCGTGTCCTGCTGGCCCTCTTCTGCCATGAGCCTTGCCGGCCCCTGCACCAGCTGGCTACTGACTCCACCTTCTCCCTG GATCAGCCCGGCGGCACCCTGGACTTGACGCTGATTCGAGCCCGTCTGCAGGAGAAGTTGTCACCCCCCTACAGCTCCCCCCAGGAGTTTGCCCAGGATGTGGGCCGCATGTTCAAGCAGTTCAACAAGCTGACAGAG GACAAGGCCGACGTGCAGTCCATCATTGGCCTGCAGCGCTTCTTTGAGACTCGCATGAATGAAGCCTTTGGTGACACCAAGTTCTCTGCTGTTCTGGTGGAGCCCCCGCCGCTGAGCCTGCCTGGTGCTGCCCTGAGTACCCAGGACCTGTCCAGTGGCCCTGGTGATGGCCCCTGA
- the CHMP2A gene encoding charged multivesicular body protein 2a, translating to MDLLFGRRKTPEELLRQNQRALNRAMRELDRERQKLETQEKKIIADIKKMAKQGQMDAVRIMARDLVRTRRYVRKFVLMRANIQAVSLKIQTLKSNNSMAQAMKGVTKAMGTMNRQLKLPQIQKIMMEFERQAEIMDMKEEMMNDAIDDAMGDEDDEEESDAVVAQVLDELGLSLTDELSNLPSTGGSLSVAASGKKAEAAASALVDADADLEERLKNLRRD from the exons ATGGACCTGCTGTTTGGGCGCCGGAAGACGCCGGAGGAGCTGCTGCGGCAGAACCAGCGCGCCCTGAACCGCGCCATGCGAGAGCTGGACCGTGAGCGACAGAAGCTAGAGACCCAGGAGAAGAAAATCATTGCAGACATCAAGAAAATGGCCAAGCAGGGCCAAATG GACGCTGTGCGTATCATGGCAAGAGACCTGGTGCGCACAAGGCGGTACGTGCGAAAGTTTGTGTTGATGCGGGCCAACATCCAGGCTGTGTCCCTCAAGATCCAGACACTCAAGTCTAACAACTCAATGGCACAAGCCATGAAGGGCGTCACCAAGGCCATGGGCACCATGAACAGACAG CTGAAGTTGCCCCAGATCCAGAAGATCATGATGGAGTTTGAGCGGCAGGCGGAGATTATGGACATGAAGGAGGAGATGATGAACGATGCCATTGACGATGCCATGGGTGACGAGGACGATGAAGAGGAGAG TGACGCTGTTGTAGCCCAGGTCCTGGACGAGCTGGGGTTGAGCCTGACGGACGAGCTGTCAA ACCTCCCGTCCACCGGAGGCTCCCTCAGTGTGGCTGCCAGTGGGAAGAAAGCAGAGGCTGCCGCCTCCGCCCTAGTCGATGCAGATGCAGACCTGGAGGAGCGGCTCAAGAACCTTCGAAGGGACTGA